The Leptospira koniambonensis region GAAGGGGACAAAGATCGATTTCGCGAACACAAGTTTTTACGATACACCTTATACATTCACAGGCACCCAAAACTTTGCGGATGGAAGAGGAAAACTTAAAATGAAAGACGATAGGATCGGTTTCCTTGCCAGAAAATATTTCGGCGGCTCAAATCCTGATCCAAGAAAACCAGGCTCAGGCATTTATCTTACAGGCGGCGCCTACTATACCTATTATAAATATTATCTATATGATGTGATGCAATGGATCGCGACCTCACCAGTAACGTATGGTCCAATCGGAATTGGGCTCAGCTATTCTATCTCTACTTGGGAAGTTCCATTCGGATTTGGTTATAGATATTCCAACGGGACATGGATGTTAGAAGCAAGTCTTTCCGGAAATGTTTGGTATTCACATTTCAGAGATTATCATTACCAAAGAAATCTAAACTTCATTGGAGATTCTTCTGGCTTCGGAGTAGAAACAAATTTGGGAGCGGGGTATGTCCTACCCTCTTGGCTATTTTTCCTAAAATTAACGGAGCATAGATTGTACGGAGAAGGAAGTTTTGCTACCCAAGGTGGCCTGAGCAGAGAAGACGTTCTTTCAAATTATTCAGGAAGATACAGAAATTATCTGAGTACAAAACAGTATTCCATCGAATTCCAAGTGAGCCATTTTTTATGAAAAATAAACTTTTACTAATCAACTTAGGCGGACCCAGAAACGCCGAAGAAATCCCAAAATTTCTAAAAGACCTATTCGAAGATCCATTGGTATTCGATCTTCCTCTTCCTGAATTTCTTAGGATCAGACTTGCTAGAAAAATTGCAGAGACAAGGGCTAAAAAAGTAGAAGAGACTTACGCCTCCATGGGATTCGGAGGAGGCTCCCCTCTTGTCGCGCAAACCGAAAAACAGGCAGAAGGTTTAAAAAAACTTTTAGAAGAGTCAGGAGAAAAATGGGAAGTCAAGACAGCGATGTGCTGCGGATATCCGGACATCAGAGAACTACCTT contains the following coding sequences:
- a CDS encoding putative porin, coding for MKIHIRITSLLFCLFATGNLLAQEPVAPKEIRSDTNLSGTAAPQSKIQALLSELLTRSSITGLAGENGGQHIFESGTKFPNLSGLKAGSRITYNREFEYGGIGLKHWWETWEINLEYRTTFKNQRTGEGRDEDFFLGNISREKGTKIDFANTSFYDTPYTFTGTQNFADGRGKLKMKDDRIGFLARKYFGGSNPDPRKPGSGIYLTGGAYYTYYKYYLYDVMQWIATSPVTYGPIGIGLSYSISTWEVPFGFGYRYSNGTWMLEASLSGNVWYSHFRDYHYQRNLNFIGDSSGFGVETNLGAGYVLPSWLFFLKLTEHRLYGEGSFATQGGLSREDVLSNYSGRYRNYLSTKQYSIEFQVSHFL